A window of the Gemmatirosa kalamazoonensis genome harbors these coding sequences:
- a CDS encoding Glu/Leu/Phe/Val dehydrogenase dimerization domain-containing protein, producing the protein MNLFDRLAEMGHEQVVVCHDKAAGYRGIIAVHDTTLGPALGGTRFWNYASDEEAIIDALRLARGMTYKNAVAGLNLGGGKSVIIGDNRTVQREMIFRAHGRFVDSLGGRYVTAEDVGTSTGDMDFVHMETDYVAGLAGASGDPSPVTAHGVFRAIQASARQVWGRDSLEGRTIAIQGCGNVGHYLAQELSEAGASLVVTDIDPERVKAVVNATGARAVPTEEIYAQAADIFAPCALGAVINDRTIPQLRVQIVAGAANNQLLEDRHGDELESRGILYAPDYVANAGGVINVYSELAGWSRERSLRKADEIYHTVLNVFEIAQQDRIPTYKAADRLAERRIAAVRSMVKTWPQWPNKAS; encoded by the coding sequence ATGAATCTCTTCGACAGACTCGCCGAGATGGGCCACGAGCAGGTCGTCGTGTGCCACGACAAGGCGGCCGGCTACCGCGGCATCATCGCCGTCCACGACACCACGCTCGGCCCCGCGCTCGGCGGCACGCGCTTCTGGAACTACGCCAGCGACGAGGAGGCGATCATCGACGCGCTGCGCCTCGCGCGCGGCATGACGTACAAGAACGCCGTCGCGGGGCTCAACCTCGGCGGCGGCAAGAGCGTCATCATCGGCGACAACCGCACCGTGCAGCGCGAGATGATCTTCCGCGCGCACGGCCGCTTCGTCGACTCGCTCGGCGGCCGCTACGTGACGGCGGAGGACGTCGGCACGAGCACGGGCGACATGGACTTCGTGCACATGGAGACCGACTACGTCGCGGGGCTCGCCGGCGCGTCGGGCGATCCGTCGCCGGTCACCGCGCACGGCGTCTTCCGCGCCATCCAGGCGTCGGCGCGGCAGGTGTGGGGGCGCGACTCGCTCGAGGGGCGCACGATCGCCATCCAGGGGTGCGGCAACGTCGGACACTACCTCGCGCAGGAGCTGAGCGAGGCCGGCGCGTCGCTCGTCGTCACCGACATCGATCCCGAGCGCGTGAAGGCCGTGGTGAACGCGACCGGTGCGCGCGCCGTGCCGACGGAGGAGATCTACGCGCAGGCGGCCGACATCTTCGCGCCGTGTGCGCTCGGCGCCGTCATCAACGACCGCACGATCCCGCAGCTCCGCGTGCAGATCGTCGCCGGCGCGGCGAACAACCAGCTGCTCGAGGACCGCCACGGCGACGAGCTGGAGTCGCGCGGCATCTTGTATGCCCCCGACTACGTGGCGAACGCGGGCGGCGTGATCAACGTCTACAGCGAGCTGGCCGGCTGGAGCCGCGAGCGCTCGCTGCGCAAGGCGGACGAGATCTACCACACGGTGCTGAACGTGTTCGAGATCGCGCAACAGGACCGCATTCCCACTTACAAGGCCGCCGATCGCCTCGCCGAGCGCCGCATCGCGGCGGTGCGGAGCATGGTGAAGACGTGGCCACAGTGGCCCAACAAGGCGTCGTGA
- a CDS encoding Minf_1886 family protein, giving the protein MSELAFRDGIMDQIRLREPRFHERAFLFVLSALEFSQTRLPERRHISGAELARACRDLALERYGVVARLVLEHWGIRCTDDIGDIVFALVDLGLLISQPHDTKDDFARVFDFDQAFERDYPWNCALLG; this is encoded by the coding sequence TTGTCAGAGCTGGCGTTCCGCGACGGCATCATGGATCAGATCCGGCTGCGCGAGCCGCGCTTTCACGAGCGCGCGTTCTTGTTCGTGCTGTCGGCGCTGGAGTTCAGCCAGACGCGGCTCCCCGAGCGTCGGCACATCAGCGGGGCGGAGCTCGCCCGCGCCTGCCGCGACCTCGCGCTCGAGCGCTACGGCGTGGTCGCGCGACTGGTCCTCGAGCACTGGGGGATCCGGTGCACCGACGACATCGGCGACATCGTGTTCGCGCTCGTCGACCTCGGCCTCCTCATCAGTCAGCCGCACGACACGAAGGACGACTTCGCGCGCGTATTCGACTTCGACCAGGCGTTCGAGCGCGACTACCCATGGAACTGCGCGCTCCTCGGGTGA
- a CDS encoding NAD(P)H-hydrate dehydratase, whose protein sequence is MTSRIPVVTAAESAARDRAAIDAGTPSRALMQRAGAAAAAEIARRYGDRLRGGVAVHAGPGNNGGDGWVVAAALRRWGATVRAALHGADEPKTDDARYERARALADGTLDAPTGSEAVVVDGVLGTGARGAPAPFAAAAVERMHVARASGAVVVALDVPTGLDATTGENFDPHTVRADLTLTFGTLKRGLLVARGHAGTIAVVDIGLGEAPNDVGPVLSGAADVARLAPALDAAAHKGTRGKIAIVGGAAGMAGATLLSAEAALRSGAGMARVVVAPESVPVAQTALREALASPWPTDDAALAHTVTEWADVVVLGPGLGRDDAARALAERVLAAWRGPVVLDADAVTMFAGDTARLGTLLRGRPALLTPHPLELSRLAGLSLDEILARRFDVGRELAATLGASVLLKGVPTVISDEHATLVSATGTPALATAGSGDVLTGIAAALLVHANADARATERGAAAAWIHGRAGEIATARRGGVRGTTLRDVLGALSDAWRGDAARAPYPVLAELPAVPG, encoded by the coding sequence GTGACCTCTCGCATCCCGGTCGTCACCGCGGCGGAGTCCGCGGCGCGCGATCGCGCGGCGATCGACGCGGGCACGCCGTCGCGCGCGCTCATGCAGCGCGCCGGTGCCGCCGCGGCGGCCGAGATCGCGCGCCGCTACGGCGACCGCCTGCGCGGCGGCGTCGCCGTGCACGCCGGCCCGGGCAACAACGGCGGCGACGGGTGGGTGGTCGCCGCCGCGCTGCGGCGATGGGGCGCGACGGTGCGCGCCGCGCTGCACGGCGCCGACGAGCCGAAGACCGACGACGCGCGCTACGAGCGTGCGCGCGCGCTGGCCGACGGCACGCTGGACGCGCCGACCGGATCGGAGGCGGTCGTGGTCGACGGAGTGCTCGGCACCGGCGCGCGCGGTGCGCCGGCACCGTTCGCCGCCGCGGCCGTGGAGCGCATGCACGTGGCGCGCGCGTCCGGCGCCGTGGTCGTCGCGCTCGACGTGCCCACGGGGCTCGACGCGACCACGGGCGAGAACTTCGACCCGCACACGGTGCGCGCGGATCTCACGCTGACGTTCGGCACGCTGAAGCGCGGCCTGCTCGTCGCGCGCGGCCACGCGGGCACCATCGCGGTGGTCGACATCGGCCTCGGCGAGGCGCCTAACGACGTTGGGCCGGTGCTGTCGGGCGCGGCCGACGTCGCGCGGCTCGCGCCGGCGCTCGACGCCGCGGCCCACAAGGGCACGCGCGGCAAGATCGCGATCGTGGGCGGCGCGGCGGGCATGGCCGGCGCGACGCTGCTCTCGGCCGAGGCGGCGCTCCGCAGCGGAGCGGGCATGGCGCGCGTCGTCGTCGCGCCGGAGAGCGTGCCGGTCGCGCAGACCGCGCTGCGCGAGGCGCTCGCGTCGCCGTGGCCGACCGACGACGCGGCGCTCGCCCACACCGTCACGGAGTGGGCCGACGTCGTCGTGCTCGGCCCCGGTCTCGGACGCGACGACGCGGCCCGCGCACTGGCCGAGCGCGTGCTCGCCGCGTGGCGCGGGCCCGTCGTGCTCGACGCCGACGCGGTGACGATGTTCGCCGGCGACACGGCGCGACTGGGCACGCTGCTGCGCGGCCGGCCCGCGCTGCTCACACCGCACCCGCTCGAGCTGTCGCGCCTCGCCGGCCTGTCGCTCGACGAGATCCTCGCGCGGCGCTTCGACGTGGGACGCGAGCTGGCCGCGACGCTCGGCGCGAGCGTGCTCCTGAAAGGCGTGCCGACCGTGATCAGCGACGAGCACGCGACGCTCGTGTCGGCGACGGGCACCCCGGCACTCGCGACGGCGGGGAGCGGCGACGTGCTCACCGGGATCGCCGCCGCGCTGCTCGTGCACGCGAACGCCGACGCGCGCGCGACGGAGCGCGGCGCGGCCGCGGCCTGGATCCACGGCCGCGCGGGCGAGATCGCGACGGCGCGCCGCGGCGGCGTGCGCGGCACCACGCTGCGCGACGTGCTCGGCGCGCTGTCGGATGCGTGGCGCGGCGACGCGGCGCGGGCGCCGTATCCGGTGCTCGCCGAGCTGCCCGCGGTTCCGGGCTGA
- the glyA gene encoding serine hydroxymethyltransferase — MNNGTNHWSDWDRCPPGPALTAADPEVAALIGEEIRRQNDGLELIASENFVSPAVLEAMGSPLTNKYAEGLPRKRYYGGCEIVDQIEQLAIDRAKELFGADHANVQPHSGASANFAAFTAFLKPGDTFLGMDLSNGGHLTHGSPVNFSGILYRAISYGVTDEGLLDYDQMRELARTHRPKMIIAGYSAYSRAIDWQAFAEVASEIGAIFMVDMAHFAGLAATGVYPSPVPYADVVTTTTHKTLRGPRGGMILCKAEHQKAIDKSVFPGAQGGPLEHVIAAKAVSFREALRPDFADYCRRVVANAKALAGAFVARGFHVVSGGTDNHLMLLDLRNRGLTGKVAEKALDAAGITVNKNTVPKETQSPFVTSGIRVGTPAVTTRGFGEAEMGTVADLMDRALADAENAAVAESVREEVRALAARFPLYPATADLTHG, encoded by the coding sequence ATGAACAACGGAACGAACCACTGGAGCGACTGGGACCGCTGCCCGCCGGGTCCGGCCCTCACCGCCGCCGATCCCGAGGTCGCGGCGCTCATCGGCGAGGAGATCCGCCGGCAGAACGATGGCCTGGAGCTCATCGCGAGCGAGAACTTCGTGTCGCCCGCGGTGCTCGAGGCCATGGGCTCCCCGCTCACGAACAAGTACGCGGAAGGGCTGCCGCGGAAGCGCTACTACGGCGGATGCGAGATCGTCGACCAGATCGAGCAGCTCGCGATCGATCGCGCGAAGGAGCTGTTCGGCGCGGACCACGCGAACGTGCAGCCGCACTCCGGCGCATCGGCGAACTTCGCCGCGTTCACCGCGTTCCTGAAGCCGGGCGACACGTTCCTCGGCATGGACCTCTCGAACGGCGGCCACCTCACGCACGGGTCGCCGGTGAACTTCTCCGGCATCCTGTACCGCGCGATCTCGTACGGCGTCACCGACGAGGGGCTGCTCGACTACGACCAGATGCGCGAGCTGGCGCGCACGCACCGGCCGAAGATGATCATCGCCGGCTACAGCGCGTACTCGCGCGCGATCGACTGGCAGGCGTTCGCCGAGGTCGCGAGCGAGATCGGCGCGATCTTCATGGTCGACATGGCGCACTTCGCGGGGCTCGCCGCGACCGGCGTGTATCCGTCGCCGGTGCCGTACGCCGACGTCGTGACGACGACCACGCACAAGACGCTGCGCGGCCCGCGCGGCGGAATGATCCTGTGCAAGGCCGAGCACCAGAAGGCGATCGACAAGAGCGTGTTCCCCGGCGCGCAGGGCGGGCCGCTGGAGCACGTGATCGCCGCGAAGGCGGTGTCGTTCCGGGAGGCGCTGCGCCCCGACTTCGCCGACTACTGCCGGCGCGTCGTGGCGAACGCGAAGGCGCTCGCCGGCGCGTTCGTGGCCCGCGGCTTCCACGTCGTGTCGGGCGGCACCGACAACCACCTCATGTTGCTCGACCTGCGCAACAGAGGGCTCACGGGCAAGGTGGCGGAGAAGGCGCTCGACGCGGCCGGCATCACGGTGAACAAGAACACCGTCCCGAAGGAGACGCAGTCGCCGTTCGTGACGAGCGGCATCCGCGTCGGCACGCCGGCCGTGACGACGCGTGGCTTCGGCGAGGCGGAGATGGGCACCGTGGCCGATCTCATGGACCGCGCGCTCGCCGACGCCGAGAACGCCGCGGTGGCGGAGAGCGTGCGCGAGGAAGTGCGGGCGCTCGCGGCCCGCTTCCCGCTGTATCCGGCGACCGCGGACCTCACGCACGGCTGA